Proteins encoded together in one Planctomyces sp. SH-PL14 window:
- a CDS encoding bile acid:sodium symporter family protein encodes MTPFSRFLAGLHRHWFLAGLAVLIPLGFALGRTFGGSGTNAVNPSFEAALAAGMKVIVFQILLLMSVTLDTRKLVESLRTPGPVLWAATVNAVLMPLLTWPLSRAQWTRDFSVGLMIAGSVPCTMAAASVWTRRAGGNDAVSLLVTVLTNALAVVVTPFWMEVGVGSRVSLEPRQLMAILFVSALLPIVTGQLLRLSRACAAFADRRKLLLSNLAQVCILTTVFWSAYGAGPQLVPGRDVPALGAVLLVWGCTMAIHIAGLVMGYWGGRRLGMSAENTIAAAFAGSQKTLPIGILVAESVARTGLPFAVFPMLMFHASQLVIDTIVADRYLNVTLLTEAQDATP; translated from the coding sequence TTGACTCCCTTCTCGCGATTCCTCGCCGGCCTTCATCGCCACTGGTTCCTGGCCGGACTGGCAGTGCTGATCCCGCTCGGCTTCGCCCTAGGACGAACATTCGGCGGGAGCGGGACAAACGCCGTGAACCCGTCGTTCGAAGCGGCCCTCGCGGCGGGGATGAAGGTCATCGTCTTCCAGATCCTGCTCCTGATGTCGGTGACGCTCGACACCCGGAAGCTCGTCGAGTCGCTCCGGACGCCGGGGCCGGTCCTGTGGGCCGCGACCGTCAACGCCGTCCTGATGCCGCTCCTCACCTGGCCCCTCTCACGGGCGCAGTGGACGCGGGACTTCAGCGTGGGGCTCATGATCGCGGGAAGCGTCCCCTGCACGATGGCGGCCGCCTCCGTCTGGACGCGGCGGGCGGGGGGGAACGATGCCGTCTCGCTCCTGGTGACGGTCCTGACGAACGCGCTGGCGGTCGTCGTCACGCCGTTCTGGATGGAGGTGGGGGTCGGCTCGCGAGTCTCGCTGGAGCCGCGGCAGTTGATGGCGATTCTGTTCGTGTCCGCGCTCCTGCCGATCGTGACGGGGCAGCTTCTGCGGCTCTCCCGGGCGTGTGCCGCGTTTGCCGACCGCCGGAAGCTGCTGCTGAGCAACTTGGCGCAGGTCTGCATCCTGACAACGGTCTTCTGGTCGGCTTATGGGGCGGGACCGCAGCTCGTTCCGGGCCGCGATGTGCCGGCCCTGGGAGCCGTGCTGCTGGTGTGGGGGTGCACGATGGCGATCCACATCGCGGGCCTGGTGATGGGCTATTGGGGTGGGCGGCGGCTGGGGATGAGTGCGGAGAACACGATTGCGGCAGCGTTTGCAGGGAGCCAGAAGACGCTGCCGATCGGGATTCTGGTGGCGGAGAGCGTGGCCCGGACGGGGCTGCCGTTTGCGGTGTTCCCGATGTTGATGTTTCACGCATCGCAGCTGGTGATCGATACGATCGTGGCGGATCGGTATCTGAATGTGACGCTGCTGACAGAGGCCCAGGACGCGACACCTTAA
- a CDS encoding ExbD/TolR family protein, which translates to MYRRRDKHKHEEVQLSLTAMLDMAFQLLAFFILTFKPSPVEGQLSLNLPKPGQLAKVVSQASNANAPATTMPVETIESFLVQVTADAAGNVSRLTTAPGGDIFAGGATPANLERFNKILNDNFSKTAVFEQVQIMVDPNLRYDELMKILDMCLRQKLPDGTSLTKISFKELQPQ; encoded by the coding sequence ATGTATCGCCGCCGCGACAAGCACAAGCACGAAGAAGTCCAGCTCAGCCTGACCGCCATGCTCGATATGGCGTTCCAGCTCCTGGCGTTCTTCATCCTCACGTTCAAGCCCTCCCCGGTCGAGGGGCAGCTCTCGCTCAATCTTCCCAAGCCGGGACAGCTGGCGAAGGTGGTGAGCCAGGCGTCGAACGCAAACGCTCCCGCCACGACGATGCCGGTCGAGACGATCGAGTCGTTCCTGGTGCAGGTGACCGCGGACGCCGCCGGGAACGTCTCCCGCCTCACCACCGCTCCTGGCGGAGACATCTTTGCCGGCGGGGCGACGCCAGCGAACCTGGAGCGCTTCAACAAGATACTGAACGACAATTTCAGCAAGACGGCGGTGTTTGAGCAGGTCCAGATCATGGTCGATCCGAACCTGCGGTACGATGAGCTGATGAAGATCCTCGACATGTGCCTGCGGCAGAAGCTCCCGGACGGGACCTCCCTGACCAAGATCAGCTTCAAGGAGCTGCAGCCGCAGTAA
- the tsaB gene encoding tRNA (adenosine(37)-N6)-threonylcarbamoyltransferase complex dimerization subunit type 1 TsaB, which produces MNSPAPSPFPILGVDTSSHAGSLALLHGHTLLEERSLAATGRRHARTLVAEVQALLRSHSVAPRDIGLLTVSAGPGSFTGLRVGVVFAKTFGYLTGTPLVAVDTFAIIAANASAEVTRLWVLEDAQRGALFAGHYTRTPEGHFAATGTTRIVPLEELAPLIEPADAVIGPGVKRLPDDLRTARRCLEGDLALPRGEHVARIGLRQWATGDRVTPFEFVPHYIRRSAAEEVAEKKALESAR; this is translated from the coding sequence ATGAACTCGCCCGCCCCCTCCCCATTCCCCATCCTCGGCGTCGACACCTCCAGCCACGCCGGCAGCCTCGCGCTCCTCCACGGCCACACCCTCCTCGAAGAACGATCGCTCGCCGCCACCGGCCGCCGTCACGCCCGAACCCTCGTCGCCGAAGTCCAGGCCCTCCTCCGATCTCATAGCGTCGCCCCACGCGACATCGGACTCCTCACCGTCAGCGCCGGCCCGGGAAGCTTCACCGGCCTGCGGGTCGGAGTCGTCTTCGCCAAAACCTTCGGCTACCTCACCGGCACACCCCTCGTCGCCGTCGACACCTTCGCCATCATCGCCGCAAACGCCTCGGCCGAAGTCACCCGCCTCTGGGTCCTGGAGGACGCCCAGCGAGGCGCCCTCTTCGCCGGCCACTACACCCGCACGCCCGAGGGACACTTCGCCGCCACCGGCACCACGCGGATCGTCCCCCTCGAAGAACTCGCCCCGCTCATCGAACCGGCCGACGCCGTCATCGGCCCCGGAGTAAAGCGCCTTCCCGACGACCTGCGCACCGCGCGGCGGTGCCTGGAAGGAGACCTAGCCCTCCCCCGCGGCGAGCACGTGGCCCGAATCGGCCTGCGGCAATGGGCGACGGGCGACCGGGTCACCCCGTTCGAGTTCGTGCCGCACTACATCCGCCGGAGTGCCGCGGAAGAGGTGGCCGAGAAGAAGGCATTGGAGTCCGCTCGCTAG
- a CDS encoding amidohydrolase family protein yields the protein MIIDAHQHFWKRGLFDTRWLETPRHEPICRDFLPADLEPLLKAAGVDYSVFVQTQHDTEENLWALREADLYPFIAGVVGWIDLASPLCEDQLVEFRNFPKFVGVRHITQDEPDDDFIIRPDVIRGLHVLQKHRVPFDLLFYVKHLRHAATLAKELPELPMVIDHLAKPEIRAQRTDNWETHFRAAAKFPNVCCKLSGMITEADWEGWTPEDLQVYVDVALEAFGPDRLMYGSDWPVCELAGDYQDVFNALRDCLTRLSDSERDAIYCQTAKKFYGLTV from the coding sequence ATGATCATCGACGCGCATCAGCACTTCTGGAAACGGGGCCTCTTCGACACCCGCTGGCTCGAAACACCCCGCCACGAGCCGATCTGCCGCGACTTCCTCCCAGCCGACCTGGAGCCGCTCCTCAAGGCCGCCGGCGTCGACTACTCCGTCTTCGTCCAGACCCAGCACGACACGGAGGAAAACCTCTGGGCTCTCCGGGAGGCGGACCTCTATCCGTTCATCGCGGGGGTCGTCGGCTGGATCGATCTGGCCAGTCCCTTGTGCGAGGACCAGCTCGTCGAATTCCGGAACTTCCCCAAGTTCGTCGGCGTGCGGCACATCACGCAGGACGAGCCGGACGACGACTTCATCATCCGCCCCGACGTGATCCGCGGACTGCACGTCCTCCAGAAGCACCGCGTCCCGTTTGACCTGCTCTTCTACGTCAAACACCTGCGGCACGCGGCGACACTGGCAAAGGAGCTCCCCGAACTGCCGATGGTGATCGACCACCTCGCCAAGCCGGAGATTCGCGCCCAGCGGACCGACAATTGGGAGACCCACTTCCGCGCCGCTGCCAAGTTCCCCAACGTCTGCTGCAAGCTCTCGGGAATGATCACCGAGGCGGATTGGGAAGGCTGGACGCCGGAGGACCTGCAGGTCTACGTCGACGTTGCGCTCGAAGCCTTCGGCCCGGACCGACTGATGTACGGCAGCGACTGGCCGGTCTGTGAGCTCGCGGGGGACTACCAGGACGTCTTCAACGCCCTCCGCGACTGCCTGACGCGCCTCAGCGATTCCGAACGGGACGCGATCTACTGCCAGACGGCGAAGAAGTTTTACGGCCTGACGGTGTAG
- a CDS encoding YjhG/YagF family D-xylonate dehydratase: protein MSTALASLNDLLQSPDDLYSLRTKGEGPRGKLPLSSEYLLDAPSGDIFGMTQSAGMGWDPNQLMREQVLILSTMGGIRAEDGKPIALGYHTGHWEIGLLMRAAAKELDRLQRLPFAAYVSDPCDGRSQGTTAMMDSLPYRNDAALVLKRLIRSLPLRRGVVGIATCDKGLPAMMMALAGSTTLPGVIVTGGVTLPPTDGEDTGKVQSVGARYAHGEIDLDYAAEQGCRACGSAGGGCQFFGTAATSQAVAEALGMTMPHAALAPSGEIVWKDLAVQSARALTTLIDRRLTMGDILSDDAVHNAMVVHAAMGGSTNLLLHIPAIAFEAGRRRPSVDDWNRVNRQVPRIVDVLPNGPVGHPTVRVFLAGGVPEVMLHLRGLGLLKLDAITATGERLGEVLSWWEKSERRLRMREILQREDGVDPDDVIMPLERARKKGLTSTVTFPIGNIAPEGAVIKSTSIDASVVDPDGVYRKLGPARVFTTETEAIAAIKGRGPKGTTVKPIQAGDIIVLMCRGPLGSGMEETYQLTSALRYLPFGKHVALVTDARFSGVSTGACIGHAGPEALAGGPIGKLRDGDLIEIVVDRINLVGTINFVGTAEQRLTAEEGAAVLAQRVPTVVLQADAQLPRDTRLWAMLQRCGGGTWGGCVYDVDAIIETLEAGLKARTVVGD from the coding sequence ATGTCGACCGCGCTCGCCTCGCTCAATGACCTCCTGCAGTCACCCGACGATCTGTACTCCCTCCGCACCAAGGGGGAAGGGCCCCGCGGCAAGCTCCCGCTGTCGAGCGAATACCTTCTCGATGCTCCCAGCGGCGACATCTTCGGCATGACGCAGTCGGCCGGGATGGGCTGGGATCCCAACCAGCTCATGCGGGAGCAGGTCCTGATCCTGAGCACCATGGGGGGGATCCGGGCCGAAGACGGGAAGCCGATCGCTCTCGGTTACCACACCGGCCACTGGGAGATCGGCCTCCTGATGCGGGCCGCGGCGAAGGAACTCGACCGGCTTCAGCGGCTGCCGTTTGCCGCCTATGTCTCCGACCCGTGCGACGGCCGTTCGCAGGGGACGACGGCGATGATGGACAGCCTCCCCTATCGCAACGATGCGGCGCTCGTTCTCAAGCGGTTGATCCGCTCCCTGCCGCTCCGCCGCGGCGTCGTCGGCATTGCGACCTGCGACAAGGGGCTGCCGGCGATGATGATGGCTCTTGCCGGCTCGACCACGCTCCCCGGCGTCATCGTGACCGGCGGCGTCACGCTGCCGCCGACCGACGGTGAGGACACCGGCAAGGTCCAGTCAGTCGGGGCACGGTATGCGCACGGGGAGATCGATCTCGACTACGCGGCGGAGCAGGGGTGCCGGGCCTGCGGATCGGCGGGGGGAGGGTGTCAGTTCTTCGGGACGGCCGCGACGTCACAGGCGGTCGCCGAGGCCCTGGGGATGACGATGCCGCATGCGGCGCTGGCACCGTCGGGGGAGATCGTGTGGAAGGACCTCGCGGTCCAGTCGGCGCGGGCGCTCACGACGTTGATCGATCGCCGGCTGACGATGGGGGACATCCTCTCCGACGATGCCGTCCACAACGCGATGGTCGTTCATGCGGCGATGGGGGGCTCGACGAACCTGCTGCTGCACATTCCGGCCATCGCCTTCGAGGCGGGGCGGCGGCGGCCATCCGTCGACGACTGGAACCGCGTCAACCGGCAGGTGCCGCGGATCGTCGACGTGCTGCCGAACGGACCGGTGGGGCATCCAACGGTGCGAGTGTTCCTGGCCGGGGGGGTCCCCGAGGTGATGCTCCATCTACGGGGGCTCGGGCTGCTGAAGCTCGATGCGATCACGGCGACGGGCGAACGGCTGGGAGAGGTCCTGAGCTGGTGGGAGAAGTCGGAGCGGCGGCTGCGGATGCGGGAGATTCTGCAGCGCGAGGATGGCGTCGATCCGGACGATGTCATCATGCCGCTGGAGCGGGCGCGGAAGAAGGGGCTGACGAGCACGGTCACGTTCCCGATCGGGAACATTGCGCCCGAGGGGGCGGTGATCAAGAGTACGTCGATCGATGCCAGCGTGGTTGATCCGGATGGGGTGTATCGCAAGCTGGGGCCGGCGCGTGTGTTCACGACCGAGACGGAGGCGATTGCGGCGATCAAGGGGCGGGGGCCGAAGGGGACGACGGTGAAGCCGATTCAGGCGGGGGACATCATTGTTCTGATGTGCCGTGGGCCGCTGGGTTCGGGGATGGAGGAGACGTATCAGCTCACGTCAGCGCTGCGTTATCTGCCGTTTGGCAAGCATGTGGCGCTGGTGACGGACGCCCGGTTTTCGGGAGTTTCGACGGGGGCCTGTATCGGGCATGCCGGTCCGGAGGCGCTGGCCGGGGGGCCGATTGGAAAACTTCGGGATGGGGATCTGATTGAGATTGTGGTGGATCGGATCAATCTGGTGGGGACGATCAATTTTGTGGGGACGGCGGAGCAGCGGCTGACGGCGGAGGAGGGGGCGGCGGTGTTGGCGCAGCGGGTGCCGACGGTGGTGTTGCAGGCGGATGCGCAGCTTCCGCGTGACACGCGGTTGTGGGCGATGCTGCAGCGGTGTGGTGGTGGGACGTGGGGCGGGTGTGTTTATGACGTGGATGCGATTATTGAGACGTTGGAGGCGGGCTTGAAGGCGCGGACGGTGGTCGGAGATTGA
- a CDS encoding DJ-1/PfpI family protein: protein MNKVLIIVGDATETVDTLYPLYRLQEDGFEPVVAGPEKKLYNMVMHEVRPGWTITKEWEGYTIQANIAFRDINPEEYAGIFFSGGRAPEYTRYDADLIRVTKHFFAANKPIASVCHGVEIPAYADCVRGRKMATVPKCKFDLEVCGGTFVDAPCVIDGNLVSGRTFHDHGHYVGPWMKLLREQREKRS from the coding sequence GTGAACAAAGTGCTGATCATCGTCGGCGACGCCACCGAGACCGTCGACACCCTCTACCCCCTCTACCGACTCCAGGAAGACGGCTTCGAACCCGTCGTCGCCGGACCGGAAAAGAAGCTCTACAACATGGTGATGCACGAAGTCCGCCCCGGCTGGACAATCACCAAGGAGTGGGAGGGATACACCATCCAGGCCAACATCGCCTTCCGCGACATCAACCCCGAAGAATACGCCGGCATCTTCTTCAGCGGCGGACGCGCCCCCGAATACACCCGGTACGACGCCGACCTCATCCGCGTCACCAAACACTTCTTCGCCGCCAACAAGCCGATCGCCTCGGTCTGCCACGGCGTCGAAATCCCCGCCTACGCCGACTGCGTCCGCGGCCGGAAAATGGCCACCGTCCCCAAGTGCAAGTTTGACCTCGAAGTCTGCGGCGGGACCTTCGTCGACGCCCCCTGCGTCATCGACGGCAACCTCGTCAGCGGCCGCACGTTCCATGACCACGGTCACTACGTCGGTCCCTGGATGAAGCTGCTCCGGGAACAGAGGGAAAAACGGAGCTAG